One Halovivax ruber XH-70 genomic region harbors:
- a CDS encoding cobyrinic acid a,c-diamide synthase: MSDRAAAGSEREAGPPGFVLGGVSSGVGKTVATLVITTALEGASYDVQPAKTGPDFIDPSHHEAVAGRPSRTLDLWLCGEDGLRRNYHRGEGDVCVVEGVMGLYDGDGSSTAMVAEALGLPVVLVVDASAGMESVAATARGFQTYADDIGREIDVAGIVAQRAHGGRHETGIREALPDSLTYFGRIPPTPALEIPDRHLGLELADEAPVPEDALAEAAEPIDVEQLVDVARDPAPPSAACEAGPSPGGPTVAVADDAAFCFRYLATIERVRERATLVTFSPVAGDPVPECDGVYLPGGYPELHAEALESTGTLTELGRLASDSLPILGECGGLMALSQSLTTTEGDTHTMADLLPADVTMQERYQALDHVELVATDETLTARNGARLRGHEFHYSEATVDDDARFAFETVRGTGIDGTHDGLTEHQTLGTYAHVHPESGAFDTFLERL, from the coding sequence ATGAGCGACCGAGCGGCAGCCGGATCCGAACGGGAGGCCGGACCGCCCGGGTTCGTCCTCGGCGGCGTCAGCTCAGGAGTCGGCAAGACCGTCGCGACGCTCGTAATCACGACGGCCCTCGAAGGCGCCAGCTACGACGTTCAACCTGCGAAGACGGGCCCGGATTTCATCGATCCAAGTCACCACGAGGCGGTCGCGGGTCGTCCATCCCGGACGCTCGATCTGTGGCTCTGCGGGGAAGACGGCCTCCGGCGCAACTACCACCGCGGCGAGGGTGACGTCTGCGTCGTCGAGGGCGTCATGGGACTGTACGACGGTGACGGATCGAGTACAGCGATGGTGGCCGAGGCCCTCGGCCTGCCGGTCGTCCTCGTCGTCGACGCGAGTGCGGGCATGGAAAGTGTCGCGGCGACGGCCCGTGGGTTCCAGACCTACGCCGACGATATCGGGCGGGAGATCGATGTCGCCGGGATCGTCGCCCAGCGGGCCCACGGCGGTCGCCACGAGACGGGTATCCGGGAGGCGTTGCCGGACAGTCTCACGTATTTCGGCCGGATTCCGCCGACTCCCGCCCTGGAAATTCCCGATCGCCACCTCGGGCTCGAGCTGGCCGACGAGGCGCCGGTCCCGGAAGACGCGCTCGCCGAGGCCGCGGAGCCGATCGACGTCGAGCAACTCGTCGACGTCGCGCGAGATCCGGCACCGCCGTCGGCAGCCTGTGAGGCAGGGCCGTCCCCGGGCGGTCCCACGGTCGCGGTCGCCGACGATGCGGCCTTTTGCTTTCGCTATCTCGCGACGATCGAGCGCGTTCGCGAGCGAGCCACCCTGGTGACGTTCTCACCGGTCGCCGGCGACCCCGTTCCCGAGTGCGATGGCGTCTATCTCCCCGGCGGCTATCCGGAACTGCACGCCGAGGCACTCGAATCAACGGGGACGCTCACCGAACTCGGGCGACTCGCGAGTGACAGCCTCCCGATCCTGGGCGAGTGTGGCGGACTGATGGCGCTGTCGCAATCACTGACCACTACCGAGGGCGACACGCACACGATGGCCGACCTTCTCCCCGCCGACGTGACCATGCAGGAGCGGTACCAGGCGCTCGATCACGTCGAACTCGTCGCCACCGACGAGACGCTGACGGCACGAAACGGGGCACGACTTCGCGGCCACGAGTTCCACTACTCGGAGGCGACCGTCGACGATGACGCTCGGTTCGCGTTCGAGACCGTCCGGGGAACGGGGATCGACGGGACCCACGACGGATTGACCGAGCATCAGACACTCGGCACCTACGCCCACGTCCACCCCGAGAGCGGCGCGTTCGATACGTTTCTCGAACGCCTGTAA
- a CDS encoding methyltransferase domain-containing protein, which translates to MTGRPFVPDGASRGSDHRDRADRLSAQFGNSEQRNDVWRALDLVLPTDAYLNMGYSRAWQTHLIGAPQRRLVERALSELSSLDPHWHERRVLDLGCGRGGATRDVAARYAADIVGVDLVPDNVAIARRHSTSDDAEPTAVPSFVAGDATHLPFDRDAFGACLSLDAIVYEPEKERLFGELARVIAPRGVCVVSDLLAVPGVVDERALARFQDAWDMPPLWTRHAYREAIESADLSVPLITDISAYSVRRFRAWTRRFLVVADGPLGRLLKRTLVHLGTDAETVVEQVRAAHDALPALRHVLVPIYGSEK; encoded by the coding sequence GTGACGGGCCGCCCGTTCGTCCCCGACGGTGCGTCGCGAGGGAGCGATCATCGCGATCGGGCAGACCGGCTGTCGGCACAGTTCGGAAACAGCGAGCAGCGCAACGATGTCTGGCGAGCGCTCGACCTCGTGTTGCCCACTGACGCGTACCTCAACATGGGCTATTCCCGGGCGTGGCAGACGCACCTGATCGGCGCACCGCAGCGACGCCTCGTCGAGCGAGCCCTCTCGGAACTGTCCTCGCTCGATCCGCACTGGCACGAGCGGCGCGTCCTCGATCTCGGATGCGGCCGCGGCGGCGCCACGCGGGACGTCGCAGCGCGCTACGCCGCCGACATCGTCGGCGTCGACCTCGTTCCCGACAACGTGGCCATCGCGCGGCGACACTCGACGTCCGACGACGCCGAACCGACGGCCGTCCCGTCGTTCGTCGCGGGCGACGCGACCCACCTGCCGTTCGATCGCGATGCGTTCGGCGCCTGCCTGTCGCTCGACGCCATCGTCTACGAACCCGAAAAGGAGCGCCTGTTCGGCGAACTCGCCCGTGTGATCGCGCCGCGCGGTGTCTGTGTCGTCTCCGACCTCCTCGCCGTCCCCGGCGTCGTCGACGAACGGGCACTCGCGCGCTTCCAGGACGCCTGGGACATGCCACCGCTGTGGACGCGCCACGCCTACCGGGAAGCGATCGAGTCGGCCGATCTCTCCGTGCCACTCATCACTGACATCTCCGCCTACAGCGTTCGTCGTTTTCGGGCGTGGACGCGACGGTTTCTCGTAGTCGCCGACGGGCCGCTCGGTCGACTCCTGAAACGCACGCTCGTTCACCTGGGTACCGACGCCGAGACGGTGGTCGAGCAGGTCCGCGCGGCCCACGACGCGCTCCCCGCGCTCCGACACGTACTCGTGCCGATATACGGGTCGGAGAAGTGA